The following are encoded together in the Coregonus clupeaformis isolate EN_2021a chromosome 24, ASM2061545v1, whole genome shotgun sequence genome:
- the LOC121537986 gene encoding lysophosphatidic acid receptor 6: MNTSVGDITDNCSTPRDYQFYLFPAVYSLVMAVGLPGNVGALYVFIFKTTPRTSSNVYVINLAIADTTFLCTLPFKIHYHRNSNDWVFGDVACRITGTLFFANIYISIAFMTCICVDRYVAVAYPHTYLRLRNSRCTVLVSVAVWVVGVAAVLAFILVGPLESQHRSCFENFSRHEWDRRLLPYSLFSLVVSSLLPSVVILVCYPLVARRIALIRTNTARGALRVIYTILVITLICFLPYHVVHFLHLLRRLGVIQHCPYANAIYNARRVTLALVSLNSCLDPLLYYFTTSHCKWSPSKARFRWLWARRTMGVYTINVRP, translated from the coding sequence ATGAATACATCTGTTGGCGATATAACTGACAACTGTAGTACCCCAAGAGACTACCAGTTCTACCTCTTCCCAGCAGTCTACAGTCTGGTGATGGCAGTGGGCCTGCCAGGCAACGTGGGAGCCCTCTACGTGTTCATCTTCAAGACAACTCCCCGCACATCCTCTAACGTGTACGTCATTAACCTGGCAATCGCCGACACCACCTTCCTCTGCACCCTGCCCTTCAAAATCCACTACCACCGCAACAGCAACGACTGGGTATTCGGAGACGTGGCCTGCCGCATCACAGGAACACTGTTCTTCGCCAACATCTACATCAGCATCGCCTTCATGACCTGTATCTGTGTGGATCGATATGTGGCCGTCGCCTATCCTCACACTTATCTGAGGCTCCGGAACTCGCGTTGCACTGTACTGGTGAGTGTGGCAGTGTGGGTGGTGGGGGTGGCGGCTGTTCTGGCCTTCATCCTAGTGGGACCTCTGGAAAGCCAGCACCGTAGCTGCTTCGAGAACTTCTCCCGGCACGAGTGGGACAGGCGTCTGCTGCCGTATAGCTTATTCAGTCTCGTCGTCAGCTCGCTACTGCCCTCTGTGGTCATCCTGGTGTGTTACCCTCTGGTGGCGCGGCGCATCGCTCTCATCCGGACCAACACAGCCCGCGGAGCCCTGAGGGTCATCTACACCATCCTGGTTATCACCCTGATCTGCTTCCTGCCCTACCATGTGGTTCACTTCCTGCATCTGCTCCGCCGTCTAGGGGTCATCCAGCACTGTCCCTATGCAAACGCCATCTACAATGCCCGGCGGGTGACCCTGGCCCTCGTCAGCCTCAATAGCTGTCTGGATCCCCTGCTCTACTACTTCACCACCAGTCACTGTAAGTGGAGTCCCTCAAAGGCCAGGTTCAGATGGCTGTGGGCCAGGAGGACCATGGGAGTCTACACCATCAACGTGAGACCGTGA